From one uncultured Paludibacter sp. genomic stretch:
- the miaA gene encoding tRNA dimethylallyltransferase 1, which produces MAGRETRCFLRSFDFKLLFLKLKTLIVILGPTGVGKTDISLHLAEKYRCPIISSDSRQIFKELKIGTAAPAEEEFKRVKHYFIGTHSIFDTYSAGRYEEDAIKLLNKLFKMHDVVLLVGGSMMYIDAVCNGMDNIPQVKSEIRRFWQKEYAEKGLEFIQNELKRLDEKHYSEVDLKNPKRILHALEICTQTGKTFSEFRTGHRKQRDFNIIKIGLNRPRTELYERINQRVDMMMQQGLLDEARPLYPYKHLNTLNTVGYKELYKYLDGDWTLDFAVNMIKQDSRHYAKRQLTWFNRDTEIHWFHPEEEEKIISFIDEKLK; this is translated from the coding sequence GTGGCAGGCAGGGAAACAAGATGCTTTCTTCGATCTTTTGACTTCAAACTTCTATTTTTAAAATTGAAAACACTTATTGTAATATTAGGCCCTACCGGTGTTGGTAAAACCGACATCAGTTTGCATTTGGCTGAGAAATATCGTTGTCCGATAATTTCCTCCGATTCTCGTCAGATTTTTAAAGAATTGAAAATAGGAACAGCCGCTCCTGCTGAAGAAGAATTTAAGCGCGTAAAACATTATTTCATCGGAACACATTCTATTTTTGACACCTACAGTGCAGGACGATATGAAGAAGACGCTATCAAATTGTTGAATAAATTATTCAAAATGCACGATGTTGTTTTATTAGTAGGTGGTTCGATGATGTATATTGATGCCGTTTGTAACGGCATGGATAATATTCCGCAAGTAAAATCTGAAATCCGTAGATTTTGGCAAAAAGAATATGCCGAAAAAGGATTGGAATTTATTCAAAACGAGTTGAAAAGATTGGACGAGAAACATTATTCGGAAGTGGATTTAAAAAATCCGAAACGAATTTTGCATGCGTTGGAAATTTGTACGCAAACCGGAAAAACGTTTTCGGAATTTCGAACCGGACATCGAAAACAACGTGATTTCAATATTATCAAAATTGGATTAAATCGCCCACGAACAGAGCTTTACGAACGTATCAATCAACGTGTGGACATGATGATGCAGCAAGGATTACTTGACGAAGCTCGCCCGCTTTATCCTTACAAACACTTAAATACACTTAACACTGTAGGATACAAAGAATTATATAAATATTTGGATGGAGACTGGACACTTGATTTTGCCGTAAATATGATAAAGCAAGATAGCCGCCACTATGCAAAACGGCAACTAACTTGGTTCAATCGAGATACTGAAATTCATTGGTTTCATCCTGAGGAAGAAGAAAAAATCATATCATTTATTGATGAGAAGCTTAAGTAA
- a CDS encoding conserved hypothetical protein (Evidence 4 : Unknown function but conserved in other organisms), protein MIFKFTIISDEVDNFLRVIEIDSEATFLDLHSAILDSVDYEKNQMTSFFLCNDDWEKEQEITLIEMESSSEYDNLVMEDTILDEMLTDEKQKLLYVFDMVSERAFFIELTEMIPGKDLDEPVCKVSKGKAPKQISEQEDFMNIVQKSAPTASDENFYGDEDFDIDELDEEGFGDLTFDDGSLFTED, encoded by the coding sequence ATGATTTTTAAATTTACAATTATTTCCGACGAAGTTGATAATTTTCTTCGAGTAATCGAAATAGACTCTGAAGCAACATTTCTCGATCTTCACAGCGCTATTTTGGATTCGGTAGATTATGAAAAAAATCAAATGACATCGTTTTTCCTTTGTAACGATGACTGGGAAAAAGAACAGGAAATCACGTTGATTGAAATGGAGTCCAGTTCAGAATACGATAATTTGGTTATGGAAGATACCATATTGGACGAAATGTTGACAGACGAAAAACAAAAACTATTGTATGTTTTCGATATGGTTTCGGAAAGAGCTTTCTTTATCGAACTTACTGAAATGATTCCCGGAAAAGATTTGGACGAGCCGGTTTGTAAGGTTTCAAAAGGAAAAGCGCCTAAACAAATTTCCGAACAAGAAGATTTTATGAACATCGTACAAAAAAGTGCTCCCACTGCAAGCGATGAAAATTTTTATGGGGACGAAGATTTTGACATAGATGAATTAGATGAAGAAGGTTTCGGCGATTTGACTTTTGATGACGGAAGTTTATTTACTGAAGATTAA
- the dnaA gene encoding Chromosomal replication initiator protein DnaA, with protein MRNHEQLWNECLNIIRDNIPEVSYKTWFAPIQAISFKENIFVVQVPSQFFVEYIEEKYIDLLGMTLARVVGKGTKLEYRVLIDKSSGKGTQIPSSNESFANIDLISKNGAEKIIISPYQRRQLPEIDPQLNPTYNFDTLIEGKSNQLARTAGLSISGNPGKTVFNPLFVYGVSGVGKTHLANAIGVLTKKHDSQKRVLYVSANTFLIQYTDAVRNNTQNDFLNFYQTIDVLIMDDIQEFAGKTATQNTFFHIFNHLHQTGKQLILTADRSPMNMEGMEPRLLTRFKWGLSCEIEKPDFELRKNILKNKIYRDGLEIPENVVDFIADNVIDNVRDLEGVLVSLLAHSTLTNKPIDLQLAEKVVSRIVTITPKVNTMEQIRQVVCDYFKLSVESISTKSRKLEVVQARQIAMYFSKRLTKNSLSAIGSYIGQRDHATVLHACKKVEDLMDTDKFFRQNVMEIEEKLKK; from the coding sequence ATGAGGAATCACGAGCAGTTGTGGAACGAATGTTTGAATATTATCCGCGATAATATCCCGGAAGTGTCGTATAAAACGTGGTTTGCCCCTATTCAAGCTATTAGTTTTAAAGAAAATATATTTGTAGTTCAAGTTCCAAGTCAGTTTTTTGTAGAATATATCGAAGAAAAATACATCGATTTATTGGGAATGACACTAGCTCGCGTAGTGGGAAAAGGTACAAAATTGGAATATCGCGTACTCATTGATAAATCAAGCGGGAAAGGCACACAAATACCCAGTTCAAACGAATCATTCGCAAATATAGATTTAATATCTAAAAACGGAGCGGAAAAAATCATTATTTCCCCTTATCAACGCAGACAATTACCTGAAATTGACCCACAGTTAAATCCAACCTATAATTTTGACACTCTTATTGAAGGAAAAAGCAATCAATTAGCTCGCACTGCGGGGTTAAGTATTTCAGGTAATCCGGGAAAAACCGTTTTCAATCCGCTTTTTGTATATGGAGTTTCAGGCGTTGGAAAAACTCATTTGGCAAACGCTATTGGGGTACTGACAAAAAAACACGATTCGCAAAAGCGCGTTCTTTACGTTTCTGCCAATACATTTTTAATTCAATATACCGATGCTGTTAGAAATAACACCCAAAACGATTTTCTGAATTTTTATCAAACTATTGACGTGCTGATAATGGACGATATTCAGGAATTTGCAGGAAAAACCGCCACACAAAACACGTTTTTCCATATTTTCAACCATTTGCATCAAACGGGAAAACAACTTATTCTTACAGCCGACCGTTCTCCAATGAATATGGAAGGAATGGAGCCGCGTTTACTTACACGTTTCAAATGGGGGCTTTCGTGCGAAATTGAAAAACCTGACTTTGAACTACGAAAAAATATTCTGAAAAATAAAATTTACCGCGACGGTTTGGAAATTCCGGAAAACGTAGTGGATTTTATTGCAGACAATGTTATTGATAACGTACGCGATTTGGAAGGCGTACTGGTTTCGTTACTGGCACATTCTACACTTACTAATAAACCCATTGATTTACAACTGGCGGAAAAAGTGGTGAGCAGAATTGTTACTATCACTCCTAAAGTGAATACAATGGAACAAATTCGTCAGGTTGTTTGCGATTATTTCAAACTTTCAGTGGAATCTATTTCTACCAAATCACGTAAATTGGAAGTAGTTCAGGCACGCCAAATTGCTATGTATTTCTCAAAACGATTGACAAAAAATTCACTTTCTGCCATTGGAAGCTATATTGGTCAGCGTGATCACGCTACCGTGCTTCACGCTTGCAAAAAAGTGGAAGATTTGATGGATACAGATAAATTCTTCCGTCAAAACGTAATGGAGATTGAAGAAAAGCTGAAGAAATAA
- a CDS encoding N-acetylmuramoyl-L-alanine amidase — protein MKRTMKYFYLFFSSFIFLLIFSIENVSAKPFTIVIDAGHGGHDTGAVGNYSREKDLNLSVSLLFGKMIEEKHPEVKVVYTRKSDFFLTLQERADIVNKNNADVFFCIHTNANNNSSARGTETYTLRASGSRTEGNLEVAMRENSVMLLEDDYKTRYQGFDPRSVDSYIMFDFMQDKYLDRSVQLASSIQKEFVKAGRYNRGVQQAGFWVLYKSACPSVLVEMGFISNKTEESYLNSFIGQKEIAAALYKAFLIYKKDHDKKSGKNTTIKDEDFYQQEQSNEISAKDNVKETADTQSENSQQVSVNPNDSDSEKENIIVSQSTNTDKIVYKVQILAMKEKLGKNDPELKGLKNVENYKENGLYKYTYGECSSLQEANRLRTKIVKKFPQCFVVAFKNGKRTSIK, from the coding sequence ATGAAAAGAACGATGAAATACTTTTATTTATTTTTCAGCTCATTTATTTTTCTTTTAATATTTTCCATTGAAAATGTTTCTGCAAAACCTTTTACCATAGTTATAGATGCTGGACACGGAGGACACGATACAGGCGCGGTGGGAAATTATTCAAGAGAAAAAGATTTAAATCTTTCCGTTTCATTGCTTTTTGGAAAAATGATAGAAGAAAAGCATCCGGAAGTAAAAGTTGTTTACACACGCAAATCGGATTTTTTTCTCACTCTTCAAGAACGTGCCGATATTGTAAATAAAAACAATGCCGATGTTTTTTTCTGTATACACACCAACGCCAACAACAATTCCTCAGCTCGAGGTACCGAAACGTACACCTTAAGAGCCAGCGGCAGCCGCACGGAAGGAAATCTTGAAGTAGCAATGCGTGAAAACTCCGTAATGCTGCTCGAAGACGATTACAAAACACGCTATCAAGGTTTTGACCCGCGTTCGGTAGATTCCTACATTATGTTTGATTTTATGCAAGATAAATATTTGGATAGAAGTGTACAATTGGCTTCCAGTATACAAAAAGAATTTGTAAAAGCCGGGCGATATAATCGTGGTGTGCAACAAGCAGGTTTTTGGGTATTGTACAAATCTGCTTGCCCCAGTGTTTTAGTTGAAATGGGATTTATTTCAAATAAAACAGAAGAAAGTTATTTAAACTCCTTTATAGGACAAAAAGAAATTGCCGCTGCTTTATACAAAGCATTTTTGATTTATAAAAAAGACCATGATAAAAAATCAGGTAAAAATACCACTATCAAAGATGAAGATTTTTATCAGCAAGAACAAAGTAATGAAATTTCTGCGAAAGACAACGTAAAAGAAACTGCGGATACACAATCCGAAAATTCCCAACAAGTAAGCGTTAATCCTAACGATTCTGACAGTGAAAAGGAAAACATTATCGTCTCACAATCTACAAATACAGATAAAATTGTTTATAAAGTACAAATTCTGGCAATGAAAGAAAAACTCGGAAAAAATGACCCGGAATTAAAAGGATTGAAAAATGTAGAAAATTATAAAGAAAACGGATTATACAAATATACTTATGGAGAATGTTCTTCCTTACAAGAAGCCAATCGGCTGCGTACAAAAATAGTGAAGAAGTTTCCACAATGCTTCGTAGTGGCTTTTAAGAATGGGAAAAGGACGTCTATAAAATAA
- a CDS encoding conserved exported hypothetical protein (Evidence 4 : Unknown function but conserved in other organisms): MLFRKYLNNIRFLTFLILLFCLFGAFPISAQQAKPNSISTQNTQLVDSQKVALDKKDSTNTQSKTNPNQIDSEISYTANDSIVFFGNGTGLLYGKSDITYKKINLKADYVRVKMDSSMIFAKGRLDSLGVLQGNPEFSEGENEPYSAKELTYNLKTKKGFIRQAVTQQGEAYILSDKTKKTENDELCLSDGKYTTCDDHEHPHFYLSLSNAKVKPGSYIATGPAHMVLLDIPLPLYIPFGYFPFNSKYSSGIETPNLETDNTRGYGLTNGGYYFAISDYMDLDIRGDVYTRGTWGLNITSTYLKRYKYTGNVGISYREDVTGEPDLDNYSKVKNLNIRWSHSQNPKVNPFRTLSASVNFSTSGYNRSNINSYYSPINAENTKSSSVSFSQRFPNNPFSISGSMLINQQTRDSMISLTLPNLSISMSRIFPFKRKNAIGNERWYEKISMSYSGTLSNSINTKEYKLLHSSFSKDWRNGMQHSIPISASFNILKYITFTTSANYNERWSLSSFKKSWNWNERTKQGKEVIDTLYGFYRNYNFNLGVSANTTLYGFYTPIPAIFGDKIQKIRHVITPSIGFGYNPDFSDPFWGFWDSYVRTRQVTDAEGNTTIVVDQVHYSKYQGTMYGGPGQGKSGSINFSLGNNLEMKVKNPKDTTNVNATKIISLIDNFSVSGSYNMATDSMNWSNFGTTLRLKFGKSYSVNLSASFDPYMWGLSKSDGKTPVRINELRWNHGKFPRFLGTGTSFSYTLSNQTFKKKTSKKNENDNANLPNNVNGEDGNFKDENVNDVLQGNDKTQANKEMEKDADGYDKINIPWSLSLNYTVRYGDNTSLAAFDYKKMEYKRKLTHNIGVSGNLQLTPGWQINGTTSYDFNAKQFSYTMFNITRNLHCWTLTGSMVPFGPYKTYSFRIGVNSSMLQDLKYEKQGNRGSSQNNIVWY, translated from the coding sequence ATGCTTTTTCGCAAGTATTTAAATAACATCAGATTTTTAACCTTCCTTATTTTATTGTTTTGTTTGTTTGGCGCATTTCCTATTTCTGCTCAACAAGCTAAACCAAATTCTATATCTACACAAAATACTCAACTTGTCGATAGCCAAAAAGTAGCGCTCGATAAAAAAGACTCCACTAACACGCAATCAAAAACCAATCCAAATCAAATAGACAGTGAGATTTCTTACACGGCGAACGATTCTATTGTGTTTTTTGGAAACGGAACGGGTCTTTTATATGGGAAAAGTGACATAACTTACAAAAAAATAAATCTTAAAGCAGATTATGTCCGTGTAAAAATGGACAGCAGTATGATTTTTGCCAAAGGAAGATTAGATTCTTTAGGCGTTTTACAGGGAAATCCGGAGTTTTCGGAAGGAGAAAATGAACCCTATTCAGCAAAAGAATTAACGTATAATCTAAAAACCAAAAAGGGATTTATTCGTCAAGCTGTAACACAGCAGGGTGAAGCATATATTTTGAGCGACAAAACAAAAAAAACTGAAAACGATGAACTTTGCTTATCCGATGGAAAATATACCACTTGCGATGATCACGAACATCCTCATTTTTATTTAAGTTTATCGAATGCTAAAGTGAAGCCGGGCAGTTATATTGCAACCGGTCCCGCTCATATGGTTTTATTGGATATCCCGTTGCCATTGTATATTCCGTTTGGATATTTTCCTTTCAATTCAAAATATTCTTCCGGTATAGAAACGCCTAATTTGGAAACAGACAATACCCGCGGTTATGGATTAACAAACGGAGGTTATTATTTTGCTATTAGCGATTACATGGATTTGGACATAAGAGGCGATGTTTATACGCGTGGCACTTGGGGATTAAATATTACTTCAACTTACCTGAAAAGGTATAAGTACACCGGAAATGTCGGTATTTCATACAGGGAAGATGTAACGGGAGAACCTGATTTGGATAATTACAGTAAAGTGAAAAATTTAAATATCCGTTGGTCGCATTCGCAAAATCCGAAAGTAAATCCTTTTAGAACTCTTTCTGCCAGTGTGAATTTTTCTACCAGTGGTTATAACAGAAGCAATATAAACAGCTATTATTCGCCTATTAATGCCGAAAACACGAAAAGTTCGAGTGTGTCTTTTTCACAGCGTTTTCCAAACAATCCTTTTTCTATTTCCGGTTCTATGTTGATTAACCAACAAACACGGGATTCGATGATTAGTCTCACTCTGCCAAATCTTTCTATATCTATGAGCCGTATTTTTCCTTTCAAAAGAAAAAATGCAATTGGAAATGAAAGGTGGTATGAAAAAATATCCATGTCGTATTCGGGTACTTTGTCAAATAGTATAAACACAAAAGAATATAAACTTTTACATTCCTCTTTTTCAAAAGATTGGCGTAACGGAATGCAACATAGTATACCTATTTCCGCTTCATTTAATATATTAAAATACATCACATTTACAACATCTGCTAATTACAATGAACGTTGGTCTTTAAGCTCATTTAAAAAATCGTGGAATTGGAATGAAAGGACCAAGCAAGGTAAAGAAGTTATAGATACTCTTTACGGTTTTTATCGTAACTATAATTTTAATCTTGGAGTTTCAGCCAATACCACATTATATGGATTTTACACTCCTATCCCTGCCATTTTTGGGGATAAAATACAAAAAATCCGTCATGTAATAACTCCGAGTATTGGATTTGGATATAATCCGGATTTTAGCGATCCTTTTTGGGGATTTTGGGATTCATACGTTCGTACCAGACAAGTAACAGATGCGGAGGGAAATACAACCATTGTAGTAGATCAAGTTCATTATTCGAAATATCAAGGAACAATGTATGGTGGTCCCGGGCAAGGAAAATCAGGAAGTATCAACTTCTCGCTGGGGAATAATTTGGAAATGAAAGTAAAAAATCCTAAAGATACTACCAATGTAAATGCCACAAAAATTATAAGTTTAATAGATAATTTTTCGGTGAGCGGAAGTTATAATATGGCAACAGATTCAATGAACTGGTCAAATTTTGGAACTACGCTCCGGTTAAAGTTTGGGAAATCATATAGTGTAAATTTAAGCGCGTCTTTTGATCCTTATATGTGGGGCTTATCAAAGAGTGATGGAAAAACACCGGTACGAATCAACGAGCTTCGATGGAATCATGGAAAATTCCCACGATTTTTAGGAACGGGAACTTCATTTTCTTATACACTCTCAAATCAAACATTTAAAAAGAAGACAAGTAAAAAAAATGAAAATGATAATGCAAATTTACCAAATAATGTAAACGGTGAGGATGGGAATTTTAAAGATGAAAATGTGAACGATGTATTGCAAGGTAATGATAAAACTCAAGCAAATAAAGAAATGGAAAAAGATGCTGACGGCTATGATAAAATTAACATACCTTGGAGTTTATCGCTTAATTACACCGTCCGTTACGGTGATAATACTTCTCTGGCTGCGTTTGATTATAAAAAAATGGAGTATAAACGCAAACTTACTCATAATATTGGCGTTTCCGGGAATCTTCAACTTACTCCGGGGTGGCAAATAAACGGGACTACATCTTATGATTTTAATGCTAAGCAGTTTAGTTATACGATGTTTAATATTACCAGGAATCTTCACTGCTGGACACTTACAGGGAGTATGGTTCCATTTGGTCCGTATAAAACATACAGCTTCCGTATTGGGGTGAATTCCAGTATGTTACAAGACTTGAAGTATGAAAAACAAGGAAATAGAGGAAGTAGCCAAAACAATATTGTATGGTATTGA